Proteins encoded within one genomic window of Haematospirillum jordaniae:
- a CDS encoding YdcH family protein yields the protein MIDDEEREQVLSRLAELRVEHRDLDEIISRLGDDGQSNQLQIVRLKKRKLLLKDEISRVESTLVPDIIA from the coding sequence ATGATTGATGATGAAGAGAGGGAACAGGTTCTGTCCCGCCTCGCCGAGCTCCGGGTTGAGCATCGCGATCTTGACGAAATTATAAGTCGACTTGGCGATGATGGCCAGAGCAATCAGCTTCAGATTGTTCGCCTGAAGAAACGGAAACTTCTTCTCAAGGATGAGATATCTAGGGTGGAAAGTACCTTGGTACCCGACATCATCGCTTGA
- a CDS encoding 3-phenylpropionate MFS transporter, translated as MTRISPEFIRLACLYGAIFIVNGIQLPFWPVWLESRGMGPWEIGILSGALYWAKAVTNPTIGTIIDTRGNRIGMMRFLAAASLIISLFYLGFDGFWGLLVIGILGGSLFSGITPVAETISMGHATRGKIDYGRVRLWGSISFMVAAYLVGKILDYTPNNEIILWLFLGGLGITLAATWFSPDSPSTDSNTEREPWSGLLKDHRFLVFLVFAACAQGSHAVYYAFGTLHWTSQGVESGVIGGLWAVGVLAEIVLFAASARFVRRMDPAILMVSAGIAGVIRWPLMAVTTALPVLVLLQVLHAFTFGAAHLAAMHYITANTRSGLIARAQTVYSAVAVGLGSGILMIVAGRLYELLEGWAYFAMAGLSVFALVSAAFLAFTRHQPETVKQKKQEFREEAA; from the coding sequence ATGACCCGCATCTCTCCTGAATTTATTCGCCTTGCGTGCCTGTATGGGGCCATTTTTATCGTTAATGGCATTCAGCTGCCCTTTTGGCCCGTCTGGCTTGAGAGCCGGGGCATGGGGCCATGGGAAATCGGCATTCTCTCCGGTGCCCTCTACTGGGCCAAGGCTGTTACCAATCCAACAATCGGCACAATCATAGATACACGCGGTAATCGTATCGGCATGATGCGGTTCTTGGCTGCCGCATCCTTGATTATCTCGCTTTTCTACCTAGGCTTCGATGGCTTCTGGGGACTTTTGGTCATTGGCATACTGGGCGGATCCCTGTTTTCTGGGATTACGCCGGTTGCAGAAACGATCAGCATGGGGCACGCCACACGCGGCAAGATCGACTATGGCCGCGTTCGCCTCTGGGGATCGATTAGCTTTATGGTTGCAGCCTATCTGGTTGGAAAGATACTGGATTACACTCCCAATAACGAAATTATCCTCTGGCTGTTCCTAGGGGGTCTTGGCATTACCCTTGCCGCAACGTGGTTCTCCCCCGACTCGCCCAGCACCGACAGCAATACAGAGCGGGAGCCTTGGAGCGGCCTTCTGAAAGACCACCGCTTCCTTGTCTTCCTTGTTTTCGCTGCGTGCGCACAGGGAAGCCATGCTGTTTACTATGCTTTTGGCACACTGCACTGGACAAGCCAAGGCGTGGAAAGCGGTGTGATCGGTGGGCTGTGGGCCGTGGGCGTACTGGCCGAGATTGTCCTGTTTGCTGCATCTGCACGCTTTGTACGCCGGATGGACCCTGCCATTCTGATGGTCTCTGCTGGTATTGCAGGAGTTATTCGCTGGCCACTGATGGCCGTTACGACAGCTCTGCCTGTTCTCGTCCTGCTGCAAGTACTCCATGCCTTTACCTTTGGTGCCGCGCACTTGGCAGCAATGCACTATATTACCGCAAACACGCGATCAGGATTGATTGCTCGCGCACAAACCGTGTACTCGGCCGTTGCCGTTGGACTGGGATCCGGAATTCTTATGATTGTTGCCGGACGACTCTATGAACTCTTGGAGGGATGGGCTTACTTTGCAATGGCTGGCTTGTCGGTCTTCGCGCTTGTTTCGGCAGCATTTCTCGCCTTCACACGGCATCAGCCAGAAACCGTGAAGCAGAAGAAACAAGAGTTTAGGGAAGAGGCTGCCTGA
- the purE gene encoding 5-(carboxyamino)imidazole ribonucleotide mutase, whose product MMNGTQGTPLSNPVAGIIMGSQSDWETMRHAADLLQDLGIAAETRIVSAHRTPDRLYHYATSARHRGLRVIIAGAGGAAHLPGMCAALTPLPVFGVPIESKNLKGMDSLLSIVQMPAGIPVGTLAIGKAGAINAALLAASVLALNDPTIANALDTFRERQSSGVQEYPVNQES is encoded by the coding sequence ATGATGAACGGCACACAGGGTACTCCTCTCTCGAATCCGGTTGCAGGGATTATCATGGGAAGCCAGTCCGACTGGGAAACCATGCGCCATGCAGCTGACCTGTTGCAGGATCTTGGCATTGCCGCAGAAACGCGGATTGTATCAGCCCACCGGACACCAGACAGGCTCTATCATTACGCAACGTCGGCCCGGCACCGTGGCCTGCGTGTGATTATTGCGGGAGCAGGTGGAGCCGCCCATCTTCCCGGTATGTGCGCTGCATTGACCCCGCTTCCTGTTTTCGGGGTCCCCATTGAAAGCAAAAATCTCAAGGGAATGGACAGCCTGCTGTCGATTGTACAAATGCCGGCCGGCATTCCGGTCGGGACATTGGCTATCGGGAAGGCAGGTGCCATCAACGCAGCTCTTCTGGCCGCATCTGTCCTTGCCCTCAATGATCCGACCATAGCAAACGCGCTAGACACATTCCGGGAGCGTCAAAGCTCCGGTGTACAAGAGTATCCGGTCAACCAGGAAAGCTGA
- a CDS encoding GcrA family cell cycle regulator: protein MVWTDERIEELKALWAEGLTTGEIGKRLGVSKNAVVGKAHRLGLQGRPSPIKREQKPRQDAPASRKKETDSKIRSVVDLSVHTCRWPIGDPREPGFHFCGAPSLPNKPYCAEHASVAYVSSGGKSSPSRDESAA from the coding sequence ATGGTCTGGACTGATGAACGGATCGAGGAGCTGAAGGCTCTTTGGGCTGAGGGTCTGACAACGGGGGAAATTGGCAAGCGGTTGGGCGTGTCCAAGAACGCCGTTGTCGGTAAGGCGCACCGGTTGGGTTTGCAGGGTCGACCCTCCCCTATCAAGAGAGAGCAGAAACCGCGTCAAGATGCTCCTGCTTCCAGAAAAAAAGAGACGGATTCCAAAATTCGCTCGGTTGTTGATCTATCTGTTCATACGTGTCGGTGGCCTATTGGTGATCCCCGCGAGCCTGGTTTCCATTTCTGTGGGGCACCATCTCTTCCGAACAAGCCTTACTGCGCTGAGCATGCCTCTGTTGCCTATGTTAGCTCGGGTGGGAAGTCCTCGCCGTCTAGGGATGAGAGTGCTGCCTGA
- a CDS encoding peptidylprolyl isomerase, with amino-acid sequence MSTSVRASHILLMHADAPDTASKRSKAAALEAVIRLRDKIRSGDVQFAEAARIVSECPSSEEGGDLGSFSPGMMVPEFDKAVFALSVGDMSDVVETAFGYHLILRTA; translated from the coding sequence ATGAGTACATCTGTTCGCGCTTCCCATATTCTGTTAATGCACGCAGATGCCCCGGATACGGCCTCAAAAAGATCAAAAGCTGCTGCTCTAGAAGCAGTAATCCGTTTGCGTGACAAGATCCGTAGCGGAGATGTGCAGTTCGCTGAGGCTGCTAGGATTGTGTCAGAGTGCCCTTCGTCGGAAGAGGGCGGTGATCTTGGCTCCTTCTCTCCCGGTATGATGGTTCCAGAATTTGACAAGGCTGTCTTTGCGTTGTCCGTTGGTGACATGTCCGACGTAGTCGAGACAGCGTTTGGATATCATCTGATTTTACGTACGGCTTGA
- a CDS encoding ATP-dependent 6-phosphofructokinase yields the protein MSVNRAIGIMTSGGDCAGLNAVVRAVACAAHEQYGWKVYGILDGTSGLITRPLRYVELGGSAMDSSCLRSGGTFLGTTSKGDPLQFPMPDGSYRDFSPEFAEGAKMLGLDAVVVVGGDGSMRITSELCRRAGLGMVGIPKTIDNDVHGTDYAVGFATAVDVATEALDRLHSTAASHHRAMILEVMGRDAGYIAMTAGIAGGADIILVPELPYTLEEVSHKIRAVLDTGRSHVVIVVAEGVRREDGQSAVITYSGGEKRYGGIGHYLADRIAGMAGIETRPIVLGHLQRGGIPSARDRLIASAFGTAAVDLVAEGAWGRMVAWKSGTVTSVPLEDVTTGARLLAADDVLVCTAKALGIYTGGSAPFLKVSSAAS from the coding sequence ATGTCTGTCAATCGTGCAATCGGCATTATGACAAGCGGCGGTGATTGTGCCGGTCTCAACGCTGTGGTGCGTGCCGTTGCCTGCGCAGCGCATGAACAGTACGGCTGGAAGGTATATGGTATTCTCGATGGAACTTCGGGTCTGATTACGCGTCCTTTGCGGTATGTCGAGCTTGGCGGCAGCGCCATGGATTCATCCTGCCTGAGGTCTGGCGGTACCTTTCTGGGCACTACCAGCAAAGGAGATCCTCTGCAGTTTCCTATGCCAGATGGATCATACCGTGATTTCTCGCCAGAGTTCGCCGAGGGTGCCAAAATGCTCGGCCTAGATGCCGTTGTTGTGGTGGGTGGTGATGGATCCATGCGCATTACGTCCGAGCTCTGTCGTCGTGCCGGACTGGGGATGGTCGGAATCCCGAAAACAATCGATAACGATGTGCACGGTACAGACTATGCTGTTGGCTTTGCCACAGCTGTAGATGTTGCCACGGAAGCATTGGACCGGCTGCATTCCACAGCAGCATCCCATCACCGGGCCATGATTCTGGAGGTTATGGGGCGTGACGCCGGCTATATAGCCATGACGGCAGGGATCGCCGGTGGTGCTGATATTATCTTGGTACCTGAGTTGCCTTATACCTTGGAAGAGGTATCGCACAAGATCCGTGCTGTTCTGGACACCGGGAGAAGCCACGTTGTTATCGTTGTAGCCGAGGGTGTGCGGCGTGAAGACGGTCAGAGTGCTGTTATAACTTATTCCGGCGGTGAAAAGCGTTATGGCGGCATAGGACATTATCTTGCTGACCGGATTGCCGGTATGGCAGGCATTGAAACCCGTCCCATCGTTCTGGGCCATTTGCAGCGTGGCGGTATCCCCTCTGCCCGTGATCGCCTTATTGCTTCTGCTTTCGGCACCGCGGCGGTCGATCTTGTCGCGGAGGGGGCTTGGGGGCGTATGGTGGCATGGAAGAGCGGGACTGTTACATCCGTTCCATTGGAAGATGTGACAACTGGGGCGCGGTTACTTGCTGCCGATGATGTCCTTGTGTGTACTGCAAAAGCATTGGGAATATATACGGGCGGATCCGCGCCTTTTCTCAAGGTGTCGTCTGCCGCATCGTAG
- a CDS encoding EndoU domain-containing protein, producing the protein MIASGPCEAYSSKKTLSNPDNVRLVPSREYPARSYERGEDAWVRVRVDGASPKDRWVRADCGQVRIAAFGRSEFQPFFDEQTASIDDPVPLAPELDAFDRGVLALCGNWGSQPRAEDFAVTLLSVFPEEANALYTALDGTILTRHADVAGFVNELTDVWFRQNGFTHVFCGEPRSRTLGGMHFEGRYLQAQRAGWAGLADGVTQCSKQEIEPPVYTVGVSYARPDGTVGRACPKGYGLGQRARDILREGTVALKQILPRTQNRKDNIACLTDNGGKAFRQVFVARGQSVVTLYPDASPDPGMVSCSQDP; encoded by the coding sequence TTGATAGCATCCGGTCCATGTGAGGCCTATTCCAGCAAGAAGACCCTGTCCAATCCTGATAATGTGCGCTTGGTTCCTTCCCGTGAGTATCCTGCCCGTTCTTATGAGCGTGGTGAGGATGCATGGGTCCGGGTCCGGGTTGATGGGGCATCGCCCAAAGACCGTTGGGTTCGTGCTGATTGCGGCCAAGTGCGCATAGCGGCTTTTGGGCGGTCTGAGTTTCAGCCATTCTTTGATGAGCAGACTGCTTCTATTGATGATCCTGTTCCCTTGGCACCAGAGCTTGATGCCTTTGACCGTGGGGTTCTGGCTTTGTGTGGCAACTGGGGTTCCCAACCAAGAGCGGAGGACTTTGCGGTTACCCTTCTTTCGGTTTTTCCTGAGGAAGCCAATGCCTTGTATACCGCGCTGGATGGTACAATTCTGACCCGCCATGCTGACGTAGCTGGATTTGTCAATGAACTGACAGACGTATGGTTCCGTCAGAATGGTTTCACTCATGTTTTTTGTGGTGAACCGCGTTCCCGTACGTTGGGTGGTATGCATTTTGAAGGGCGTTATCTTCAGGCTCAAAGAGCGGGCTGGGCTGGTCTTGCTGACGGAGTAACCCAGTGTTCCAAGCAAGAGATAGAGCCGCCTGTTTATACGGTTGGTGTCTCTTATGCTCGCCCTGATGGCACTGTGGGGCGTGCGTGCCCCAAAGGCTATGGGCTTGGGCAGCGGGCGCGGGATATTCTGAGGGAAGGAACCGTGGCGTTGAAGCAGATTCTCCCCCGTACGCAGAACAGAAAAGACAACATTGCCTGCTTGACAGATAACGGGGGGAAAGCATTCCGTCAGGTGTTTGTTGCACGCGGTCAGTCTGTTGTCACTTTGTATCCTGATGCTTCTCCAGATCCCGGCATGGTATCCTGTTCCCAAGATCCGTGA
- a CDS encoding bacteriohemerythrin: protein MEFRDVLEWTEKMSVGSEALDEDHKRLISMLKELNTALKAGSPAETIRDIMVELAAYTDYHFAAEERVLRMARYEGLDEHIEAHNKWRERLSELQTTLEGKADRRSALKLSDFLSDWLIRHILGDDQKFKPAIEALVNRRKAGSGNDGNQSTPES from the coding sequence ATGGAATTCCGCGACGTGCTTGAGTGGACTGAAAAAATGAGCGTAGGCTCCGAGGCTCTGGATGAAGACCACAAGCGCCTCATAAGCATGCTGAAAGAACTGAATACAGCTCTGAAAGCGGGGAGCCCGGCAGAAACAATTCGGGACATTATGGTCGAGCTGGCCGCCTACACAGATTACCATTTCGCCGCTGAAGAAAGAGTGCTGCGTATGGCCCGCTATGAAGGGCTGGATGAACACATAGAAGCTCACAACAAGTGGCGCGAGCGTCTCTCTGAACTGCAAACAACCCTAGAAGGCAAAGCAGATCGTCGTTCAGCTCTCAAACTATCTGACTTTTTGTCTGATTGGCTTATACGCCATATCTTGGGTGATGATCAGAAATTCAAGCCAGCAATTGAAGCCTTGGTCAATCGACGGAAGGCGGGCTCTGGAAATGATGGGAATCAATCCACCCCGGAATCATAA
- a CDS encoding DUF1491 family protein, with protein sequence MDRDVRLRTRIRVQALLRQCQSRGVFAAVVVSGDPDAGAVLVKVNTLGNGCWVLSQIRLPDGRPAWMRGTGEQAVTEQEADAYIARQRGYDDDLWVVEVEDRKGWHPLIDEVLL encoded by the coding sequence ATGGACAGGGATGTTCGCCTGCGGACCCGTATACGGGTCCAAGCCTTGCTACGTCAATGCCAGTCCCGGGGCGTTTTTGCTGCGGTTGTCGTATCCGGTGATCCGGATGCCGGTGCTGTTCTTGTAAAGGTGAACACGTTGGGGAATGGGTGCTGGGTTCTGTCCCAGATCCGTCTTCCTGACGGTCGTCCCGCTTGGATGCGTGGTACGGGTGAGCAAGCTGTTACCGAGCAGGAGGCCGATGCCTATATCGCACGTCAACGGGGCTATGACGATGATCTGTGGGTTGTTGAGGTGGAAGACCGTAAAGGATGGCATCCCTTGATTGATGAAGTGCTTTTATAA
- the proS gene encoding proline--tRNA ligase, protein MRLSRYFLPVLKETPAEAQIVSHRLMLRAGLVRQHAAGIYNWLPLGHRVLRKVEQIVREEQDRAGAIEMLMPTVQTADVWRESGRYDDYGREMLRIVDRHDREMLYGPTHEEVITDVFRSMVRSYKDLPKTLYQIQWKFRDEVRPRFGVMRGREFLMKDAYSFDLDEAAARRAYNRMFVAYLRTFDRLGVRAIPMRAATGPIGGNLSHEFLILADTGESGVFVHRDLLNMQIPDAVDFDGDLQPLVDSWTGPYAATDEMHAPALEASLGENLVSARGIEVGHIFYFGTKYSAPMGCRVAGPDGQDIVLHMGSYGIGVSRLVGAIIESSHDENGIIWPESVAPFRVALINIKPGDPSVDAVADALYADLRNAGVDVLYDDRADERAGAKFATADLIGLPWHVTVGPKGVAAGYVELKCRRTGEKRDVSVESVLSHLTSV, encoded by the coding sequence ATGCGCCTGTCTCGCTATTTTCTTCCTGTCCTCAAGGAAACGCCCGCTGAAGCCCAGATTGTTTCCCATCGTTTAATGTTGCGCGCTGGGTTGGTTCGTCAGCACGCTGCTGGGATATATAACTGGCTTCCTCTGGGGCATCGCGTTTTGCGGAAAGTGGAACAGATTGTCCGCGAGGAACAGGATCGTGCGGGTGCGATCGAGATGTTGATGCCGACCGTACAGACGGCGGATGTGTGGCGGGAATCTGGTCGCTATGACGACTATGGTCGCGAAATGCTGCGCATTGTTGATCGCCATGATCGGGAAATGCTGTATGGTCCAACGCATGAGGAAGTGATCACGGATGTTTTCCGCTCCATGGTCCGTTCCTACAAGGATTTGCCGAAGACCCTGTATCAAATCCAGTGGAAGTTTCGTGATGAGGTTCGCCCGCGTTTTGGCGTCATGCGCGGCCGTGAATTCTTGATGAAAGATGCCTATTCTTTTGATCTTGATGAAGCGGCAGCCCGCCGTGCCTATAACCGCATGTTCGTTGCCTATCTCAGGACCTTCGATCGGCTGGGTGTTCGCGCCATACCCATGCGGGCCGCGACGGGGCCAATTGGCGGTAACCTCAGTCATGAATTCCTGATTTTGGCCGATACAGGCGAAAGCGGTGTTTTCGTGCACAGGGATCTCTTGAACATGCAAATCCCGGATGCTGTTGACTTTGATGGTGATCTCCAGCCTTTGGTCGACAGCTGGACTGGTCCTTATGCTGCAACAGATGAAATGCATGCCCCGGCGCTGGAAGCCAGCTTGGGTGAGAACTTGGTTTCGGCACGCGGGATAGAGGTCGGGCATATCTTCTACTTTGGCACCAAGTATTCTGCCCCTATGGGATGCCGCGTTGCCGGGCCGGATGGGCAGGATATTGTCCTGCACATGGGGTCCTATGGTATCGGTGTTTCCCGCCTTGTCGGTGCCATCATTGAATCCAGCCATGATGAAAATGGCATCATCTGGCCAGAGAGCGTTGCGCCTTTCCGTGTTGCTCTGATTAATATCAAGCCCGGTGATCCTTCTGTTGATGCGGTGGCCGATGCTCTATACGCTGACTTGCGGAATGCTGGGGTCGATGTGTTGTATGATGATCGGGCTGATGAACGTGCTGGTGCCAAGTTTGCGACGGCTGATCTGATCGGCTTGCCGTGGCACGTGACCGTTGGTCCCAAAGGTGTTGCCGCTGGTTATGTCGAGCTGAAATGCCGCCGTACCGGCGAAAAGAGGGATGTGTCCGTAGAGTCCGTGCTGTCACATTTGACGTCTGTCTGA
- a CDS encoding UbiX family flavin prenyltransferase: MTDKPRMVVGISGATGVIYGVKLLRMLETVGIETHLVMSRAAEITLAYESNLKITDVQSLATVHYRIDDLAAAVSSGSFRTMGMIVAPCSARCLAEIATCAGNNLLTRAADVTLKERRRLVLMLRETPLHLGHIRNMATVTEMGGIIAPPAPAFYTRPQSLEDMVEQGVGRVLDLFDIEIPTVPRWGKDVGPEPRPTMRQTTP; encoded by the coding sequence ATGACGGACAAACCTCGCATGGTGGTTGGCATCAGTGGTGCTACCGGGGTCATATACGGCGTCAAGCTACTGCGTATGTTGGAAACTGTCGGCATAGAGACCCATCTGGTCATGAGCCGGGCGGCCGAAATTACACTGGCATACGAATCGAACCTAAAGATCACGGACGTTCAGAGTCTGGCAACCGTACACTACCGAATTGATGACCTAGCAGCTGCTGTATCCTCAGGTTCCTTCCGAACCATGGGAATGATTGTGGCGCCCTGTTCTGCCCGTTGCCTGGCAGAAATCGCCACGTGCGCCGGAAACAACCTGCTGACAAGGGCAGCGGATGTCACCCTCAAGGAACGGCGGCGCCTAGTTCTGATGCTCCGGGAAACCCCCCTGCACCTTGGGCACATCCGTAACATGGCTACTGTAACCGAGATGGGGGGAATTATCGCGCCCCCCGCACCAGCTTTCTATACAAGACCGCAGAGTCTGGAAGACATGGTGGAACAGGGCGTAGGTCGTGTCCTAGATCTTTTTGACATTGAAATACCAACAGTCCCACGCTGGGGGAAAGATGTAGGACCGGAACCGCGCCCTACGATGCGGCAGACGACACCTTGA
- a CDS encoding diguanylate cyclase domain-containing protein — MAGVKGTGSVDPSHWRKGAGGGRHFRHGKNPLLAYEEGGVPHPPVIDPVDVLGIDLVHIHPSARDALERAVAEIAVLRGDLEKGRRRQEWLETRIFQDPWTGIDNMRALHRAMEHILSLPPESHVGGIFALFWLENHDWIHENYGLDGLHLAMETMAQSVSDLVQETDVVTTVGGAGLGLLSFPAREPEASRAIAAIEARLDGMDVPRGGSHFPLRVCSGMHPVFPGDEPETILRETDSGLRVRMALRGTKKA, encoded by the coding sequence ATGGCTGGAGTTAAAGGGACGGGATCCGTCGATCCTTCGCATTGGAGGAAAGGGGCAGGCGGTGGTCGTCATTTCCGGCACGGGAAGAATCCCCTTCTGGCCTACGAAGAGGGGGGGGTGCCCCATCCACCGGTTATAGACCCCGTTGATGTTTTGGGCATTGATCTTGTCCATATCCATCCTTCTGCCCGTGATGCTCTGGAGCGTGCTGTCGCGGAAATCGCCGTTCTGCGTGGAGACCTCGAGAAAGGGCGCAGACGTCAGGAGTGGCTGGAGACAAGGATCTTCCAAGATCCGTGGACAGGTATTGACAACATGCGGGCCTTGCACAGGGCTATGGAGCATATCTTGTCATTGCCACCTGAGAGTCATGTCGGTGGGATTTTTGCGCTTTTCTGGCTTGAGAACCATGACTGGATTCATGAGAACTATGGGCTGGATGGTTTGCACCTAGCGATGGAGACCATGGCCCAATCAGTATCCGATCTTGTTCAGGAAACAGATGTGGTGACGACAGTCGGTGGGGCTGGGCTTGGGCTGCTTTCCTTTCCAGCTCGTGAGCCGGAAGCATCACGGGCCATTGCCGCCATTGAAGCAAGGCTTGATGGGATGGATGTTCCGCGCGGGGGCAGCCATTTTCCCTTGCGGGTTTGCTCGGGCATGCATCCTGTCTTTCCGGGTGATGAGCCGGAGACAATCCTGCGGGAGACAGACTCAGGGCTGAGAGTGCGTATGGCGCTGCGTGGCACCAAGAAGGCATAA
- a CDS encoding YdcH family protein — protein sequence MSVDARVESLRMKHAELEAVLQVESRRPVPDPEFVSDIKRRKLRLKDEIARMAAHLH from the coding sequence ATGAGTGTCGATGCCCGGGTTGAGTCCCTCCGGATGAAGCATGCGGAACTTGAAGCTGTCCTGCAGGTGGAGAGCCGAAGGCCGGTCCCGGATCCTGAATTTGTCAGTGATATCAAGCGCAGGAAGTTGCGTCTGAAAGATGAGATCGCGCGAATGGCCGCTCACTTACATTAA
- a CDS encoding ABC transporter ATP-binding protein — protein sequence MSENLDKQKPALALSGVSRCFVQGGERLDVLSDINLEVEAGEIVALVGPSGAGKSTLLQIAGLLERPDQGIVSIGGQNTDGLDDDRRTALRRRHLGFVYQYHHLLPEFSAVENIIIPQMIAGVSRQQARVRAMDLLTSMGLQARAQHRPGQLSGGEQQRVAICRALANAPALLLADEPTGNLDPETAEKVFSQLLTLVREERLSALIATHNIDLAARMDRTITVRSRMLACSPT from the coding sequence ATGAGTGAGAATCTGGACAAGCAGAAGCCAGCACTTGCGCTGTCTGGGGTGTCGCGCTGTTTTGTGCAGGGCGGGGAGCGTCTGGACGTGCTGTCCGATATCAATCTTGAGGTTGAGGCGGGTGAGATCGTTGCCTTGGTCGGACCATCAGGTGCAGGAAAGTCGACGCTGTTGCAGATCGCCGGTCTTCTGGAGCGCCCCGATCAAGGCATCGTTTCTATTGGTGGCCAGAATACTGATGGGCTTGATGATGACAGGCGAACGGCGTTAAGGCGTCGACACTTGGGGTTTGTGTATCAGTATCATCACCTTCTTCCGGAATTTTCAGCTGTCGAGAATATTATTATTCCCCAGATGATAGCAGGCGTGTCGCGTCAACAAGCTCGTGTTCGGGCCATGGATCTGTTGACGTCCATGGGGCTGCAAGCCCGTGCCCAGCATCGACCAGGGCAGCTATCAGGTGGTGAGCAGCAGCGTGTTGCGATTTGCAGGGCGTTGGCTAACGCTCCGGCATTGCTTCTGGCTGATGAGCCAACGGGGAACCTTGATCCGGAAACCGCAGAGAAGGTTTTTTCCCAGCTATTGACGTTGGTACGTGAAGAGAGGCTTTCAGCCTTGATTGCCACACATAACATTGATCTGGCCGCGCGTATGGACCGGACTATCACAGTGCGCAGCCGGATGCTTGCCTGCTCCCCGACATGA
- a CDS encoding lipoprotein-releasing ABC transporter permease subunit, which translates to MIFDAFERMVALRYLRARRKEGFVSVIAGFSLLGIALGVATLIIVMAVMNGFRHELLGRILGLNGHVVISSSRGNLDAYGPYVERLRTIPGVTSASPVVEGQVMVSAKGASRGGMVRGMMEADLGKRPVLSGSLIDGNLDHFDESSSILIGSRMARHFGVEVGDSLTLVSPKGAVTAFGTVPRMRAYRIAAIFDVGMHEYDSAFIYMPMAAAQAYFQMSGQVSQIEIMTGDPDNLDTIIDEAYQILGRGYYVADWTRSNASLFNALQVERNVMFLILTLIIIVAAFNIISGLIMLVKDKGRDIAILRTMGATRGSVMRIFFLAGASVGVCGTVSGLVLGVLFCENIELIRQGLQSLTGTDLFSAEVYFLSKMPAKMEWSEVIRVTAMAIALSLGATLYPSWRAARLDPVEALRYE; encoded by the coding sequence ATGATCTTTGATGCCTTCGAGCGAATGGTTGCCCTGCGTTACCTGAGAGCGCGGCGGAAGGAGGGGTTCGTCTCTGTCATTGCCGGCTTCTCCCTGCTTGGTATTGCCCTTGGCGTTGCAACCTTGATTATCGTCATGGCCGTCATGAATGGCTTCCGGCACGAGTTGCTGGGGCGTATTCTTGGTTTGAATGGCCATGTTGTTATCTCGTCCTCACGCGGGAATCTGGATGCATACGGTCCGTATGTAGAGCGTTTGCGCACTATTCCCGGCGTGACTTCGGCCAGCCCGGTTGTAGAGGGGCAGGTTATGGTCAGCGCCAAGGGGGCGAGCAGGGGGGGCATGGTGCGCGGCATGATGGAGGCTGATCTCGGCAAGCGACCAGTTCTGTCTGGAAGCCTGATTGATGGGAACCTTGATCACTTTGATGAGTCTAGCTCTATCCTGATCGGGTCACGTATGGCGCGCCATTTCGGTGTGGAGGTTGGTGATAGTCTGACCCTTGTTTCTCCCAAGGGTGCTGTCACGGCGTTCGGGACAGTACCGCGTATGCGTGCCTATCGTATTGCAGCTATCTTTGATGTTGGCATGCACGAATATGACAGTGCATTCATTTATATGCCAATGGCGGCCGCGCAGGCTTATTTCCAGATGTCGGGACAGGTTAGTCAGATCGAGATTATGACGGGTGATCCGGATAATCTGGATACGATTATTGATGAAGCCTATCAGATCCTTGGGCGTGGTTACTATGTCGCCGACTGGACCCGCAGCAATGCAAGCCTTTTTAACGCCTTGCAGGTAGAGAGAAACGTAATGTTTCTTATTCTAACCCTTATTATCATTGTTGCGGCCTTCAACATTATTTCTGGTCTGATCATGCTGGTCAAAGACAAGGGGCGCGATATTGCGATATTGCGAACGATGGGCGCGACGCGTGGTTCAGTCATGAGAATATTTTTTCTGGCGGGGGCCAGTGTTGGCGTGTGCGGTACGGTATCTGGATTGGTGCTTGGGGTTTTGTTCTGTGAAAACATAGAATTAATTCGTCAGGGGCTGCAATCTTTGACAGGGACAGACCTTTTCTCTGCTGAAGTTTACTTCCTTTCAAAAATGCCGGCAAAGATGGAGTGGTCGGAAGTTATCCGTGTTACGGCCATGGCGATTGCCTTGTCTCTTGGCGCGACTCTCTATCCCAGTTGGCGGGCTGCCCGCCTGGATCCTGTAGAGGCTCTGCGCTATGAGTGA